A single region of the Eleginops maclovinus isolate JMC-PN-2008 ecotype Puerto Natales chromosome 16, JC_Emac_rtc_rv5, whole genome shotgun sequence genome encodes:
- the LOC134878614 gene encoding phosphoinositide-interacting protein-like translates to MDPSCQGVGDTEASAPLHPHQGEAPSCWRLYFRPILAIGVGALLFGSGTALSLLYFTQTAGVPYLLGPLLLSVGLMFLVTGLVWIPVLKQSQSQPWEGTAGGAPAALMGN, encoded by the coding sequence ATGGATCCGTCCTGCCAAGGTGTGGGGGACACTGAGGCCTCCGCCCCTCTCCACCCTCACCAGGGCGAGGCTCCATCCTGCTGGCGACTCTACTTCAGGCCCATCCTGGCCATCGGTGTGGGCGCGCTGCTGTTTGGGTCCGGCACCGCCCTGTCCCTGCTCTACTTCACCCAGACGGCCGGCGTCCCCTACCTGCTgggccccctcctcctctctgtgggTCTCATGTTCCTGGTCACTGGCCTGGTCTGGATCCCCGTGCTCAAACAGAGCCAGAGTCAGCCATGGGAAGGAACCGCAGGGGGGGCTCCAGCAGCACTGATGGGAAACTAA
- the si:dkeyp-72e1.6 gene encoding transmembrane protein 238-like — protein MEPVYPGLGRCVCCFWLAVAFDIVGLLVLLLGVFVNVFFYDLLIYAGAIVIFLSLIWWVFWYSGNIEVPPADLEDDVGLLKKDPGALGGLSGAVRRLSSRVTSGIRTSFRRNGAPARTQRSAGGPPGTEQVPGAEQVTVAMTTMTPPEHTPQTAASSVAGCYVEMPHTAEAAELKALPEAVAVNTISDQTLTTDTPMV, from the exons ATGGAGCCGGTGTACCCGGGGCTGGGCCgctgtgtgtgctgcttctGGCTCGCGGTAGCCTTTGACATCGTGGGGCTGCTGGTCCTGCTGCTCGGGGTGTTCGTGAACGTCTTCTTCTATGACCTGCTCATCTACGCAGGAGCCATCGTCATCTTCCTCAGCCTCATCTGGTGGGTGTTCTGGTACTCCGGGAACATCGAGGTGCCCCCAGCGGATCTGGAGGATGATGTGGGGTTACTGAAGAAGGACCCCGGGGCTCTGGGCGGCCTCAGCGGTGCGGTGCGGCGCCTCTCCAGTCGCGTGACCTCCGGCATCAGGACATCCTTCCGCAGGAACGGAGCACCGGCCCGCACGCAGAGGTCAGCCGGAGGGCCGCCGGGGACCGAACAGGTGCCGGGGGCCGAGCAGGTGACGGTTGCCATGACAACAATGACCCCACCGGAGCACACCCCGCAAACTGCTGCTTCCTCAGTGGCGGGCTGTTACGTAGAGATGCCGCACACAGCAGAGGCTGCAG AACTGAAAGCACTACCTGAGGCTGTGGCAGTGAACACTATCTCTGATCAAACATTAACCACAGACACGCCCATGGTTTGA